A single genomic interval of Mycosarcoma maydis chromosome 8, whole genome shotgun sequence harbors:
- a CDS encoding ssDNA endodeoxyribonuclease RAD1 (related to RAD1 - component of the nucleotide excision repairosome), whose protein sequence is MLPHSGILQRAGLLPFHCQIVNSIVPRHDDSPDEGDALVIVARGLGLRRIVSTILRIYDSPNSLVILVNATSEEESGIGEELTTLGVRKPGLRAIHHEMPAKQRSEMYLSGGLMSITSRILVVDMLNKRIPTGLITGLVVLHAEKVTPTSVEAFIARIYRQENKEGFLKAFSDYPEHFTMGISPLQTVLSQLRIRRVELWPRFHQQTSKDLGQRKADVIELHQPLSRSMRNIQTAIIECLEASLSELKRGNANVETDDFSIEHAIFRAFDVVVRRQLDPIWHQVSAKTKQLVGDLTTLRNLLNYLLTYDSVTFNSYLETILASSTTTSKGTTRQNQSSWLFMDAANIIFHEAKRRVYIWDESRPQQPRIEDSEYPDDEEALREAEGSREPFKPAHHGPIPPEVESVLEENPKWQLLQEVLDEVEQEIHFNVAASDSGAGNTILIMCGSERTSTQLRQIISSMDECPPGAPGKKLMQKLLRSYFLWKGGLGKLNAERKDGQGSGESRALQNAVDGSLPKAGPINEALKRKAAYERGQQTSAMKRRRQRGGSSAQSASGRFNSATNAAGQASFQAEAAQVSKFIASAANGNEDGSHTLEAPLDAEQISDEIDEVEFDAFFGMLSMENLVVVRSYRGDQDDKVLQELRPRFVIMYDPDPAFVRRVEVYRSTNQGVGVRVYFMIYSDSVEEQRYLSALRREKESFERLIREKSMMALPLSADGRPIAEDADQRFLRTISSRVAGGQRSATAEPPRIIVDMREFRSSLPSMLHAADIQVVPCTLQVGDYVLTPTMCVERKSLTDLVQSFNSGRLYAQCELMCVHYQHPILLIEFDQDKSFSLKSTNDGKATGRNSGTELDVQAKLVLLTLAFPRLRIIWSSSPFATSDIFADLKQNFDEPDAAKVALVGLDDILEAEGGITSETTKRADWQSSSEHSFNLGPQDLLRALPGVTTKNFRYIMSQVRDISDLCNMTQEELGELIGVEPARQLTRFIERGL, encoded by the exons ATGTTGCCGCACAGTGGCATCCTGCAGAGAGCTGGCTTACTGCCTTTTCATTGTCAGATTGTCAATTCGATCGTTCCCAGACACGATGACAGCCCAGACGAGGGCGATgctctcgtcatcgttgcACGAGGCCTCGGACTTCGCAGGATCGTCAGTACGATCTTGCGCATCTATGACTCACCGAATAGTCTCGTGATCCTGGTGAACGCTACGTCAGAGGAAGAGAGTGGAATCGGGGAAGAGCTCACAACGCTTGGTGTTCGAAAACCGGGACTTCGAGCCATCCATCACGAGATGCCAGCTAAGCAGAGGTCGGAGATGTATCTTTCTGGAGGTCTCATGAGCATCACATCACGAATTCTTGTAGTAGATATGCTCAACAAAAGAATTCCGACAGGACTCATCACTGGACTTGTTGTTCTCCACGCCGAAAAAGTCACTCCAACGTCGGTCGAAGCTTTCATTGCAAGGATCTATCGTCAAGAGAACAAGGAGGGCTTCCTCAAGGCTTTCTCGGATTATCCAGAGCATTTCACTATGGGAATAAGCCCTTTACAGACGGTGCTAAGCCAGCTTCGCATCAGAAGGGTGGAACTTTGGCCGCGATTTCACCAACAGACGAGTAAAGACCTAGGTCAACGTAAGGCAGATGTGATCGAGCTTCATCAGCCATTGAGTCGATCGATGCGTAACATTCAAACGGCGATCATAGAATGTCTTGAAGCGTCCTTATCGGAGCTCAAACGAGGAAACGCGAAT GTCGAGACAGATGACTTTTCTATCGAGCATGCCATTTTCCGGGCTTTCGACGTTGTCGTCCGAAGGCAGCTGGATCCTATCTGGCATCAAGTCAGCGCTAAGACAAAGCAGCTTGTCGGGGATCTGACGACGCTTCGTAATCTGCTCAA CTATCTACTGACGTACGACTCTGTGACGTTCAACTCTTATCTCGAAACGATCCTGGCGTCCAGCACAACAACTTCCAAGGGCACCACCCGTCAGAACCAATCTTCATGGCTCTTTATGGACGCGGCAAACATCATCTTCCACGAGGCGAAACGACGAGTTTACATTTGGGATGAATCTCGTCCTCAGCAACCGCGAATCGAAGACTCAGAATATCCAGATGATGAGGAGGCGCTTCGGGAAGCAGAGGGAAGCCGAGAACCCTTCAAACCAGCCCATCACGGGCCAATTCCACCAGAAGTCGAGTCTGTGCTGGAGGAGAACCCAAAATGGCAACTGCTGCAAGAGGTGCTAGACGAAGTAGAGCAAGAGATTCACTTCAACGTTGCTGCATCCG ATTCGGGGGCAGGGAATACTATTCTGATCATGTGCGGCTCCGAGAGAACCAGCACGCAACTGCGACAGATCATTTCCTCGATGGACGAATGTCCGCCTGGAGCACCAGGGAAAAAGCTGATGCAAAAACTTTTGCGGTCATACTTCCTATGGAAGGGTGGTCTGGGCAAGTTGAACGCTGAACGAAAGGACGGACAAGGAAGTGGCGAATCTCGAGCTCTCCAGAATGCAGTTGACGGATCTTTGCCGAAAGCTGGTCCTATCAACGAGGCCTTGAAGCGAAAAGCGGCCTATGAAAGGGGGCAACAAACCTCTGCCATGAAAAGGCGGCGTCAGCGCGGTGGATCTTCTGCGCAAAGTGCAAGTGGAAGGTTCAACAGTGCGACGAATGCGGCAGGGCAGGCCAGCTTCCAGGCCGAGGCAGCACAAGTTTCCAAATT TATTGCATCTGCGGCAAACGGCAACGAGGACGGATCTCACACGCTTGAAGCTCCGCTTGATGCCGAGCAGATCTCCGACGAAATCGACGAGGTTGAATTTGATGCATTCTTCGGAATGCTCAGCATGGAAAATCTGGTGGTAGTACGTTCGTATCGCggcgaccaagacgacaaGGTCCTCCAGGAGCTTCGACCTCGTTTTGTGATCATGTATGATCCTGATCCGGCCTTCGTGCGGAGGGTTGAAGTGTACCGAAGCACGAACCAAGGCGTCGGCGTACGAGTGTACTTCATGATCTACTCCGATTCTGTCGAGGAGCAGAGATACCTCAGCGCACTTCGGAGGGAGAAGGAGTCTTTCGAGAGGCTCATTCGAGAGAAGTCGATGATGGCTTTGCCACTCTCCGCGGATGGCCGACCGATTGCTGAAGACGCCGACCAACGATTCCTTCGAACCATCAGCAGCCGTGTGGCAGGGGGACAAAGGTCAGCGACTGCCGAGCCCCCTCGCATCATTGTTGATATGCGAGAGTTCAGGTCTAGCTTGCCATCCAtgctgcacgctgctgACATTCAGGTCGTGCCCTGCACTCTACAAGTTGGTGATTACGTCTTAACACCGACTATGTGTGTCGAGCGCAAAAGTCTTACAGACTTGGTGCAGAGTTTCAACTCGGGTCGACTATACGCGCAGTGCGAACTTATGTGTGTTCACTACCAGCATCCGATCTTACTGATCGAGTTCGATCAAGATAAATCATTCTCGCTGAAGTCGACCAATGATGGGAAAGCTACCGGGCGAAACAGTGGCACGGAGCTTGACGTCCAGGCCAAGCTTGTTTTGCTGACCTTGGCATTTCCGAGACTGCGCATCATCTGGTCAAGTTCCCCCTTCGCCACTTCCGACATCTTTGCTGATCTGAAGCAAAACTTTGACGAGCCGGATGCTGCCAAGGTAGCACTGGTGGGTCTGGACGACATTCTGGAAGCAGAGGGCGGCATTACCAGTGAGACAACGAAACGCGCCGATTGGCagtcgtcgagcgagcaCTCCTTCAATCTTGGCCCGCAAGACCTTCTTCGAGCTCTACCCGGTGTTACCACTAAAAACTTCCGATACATCATGAGTCAGGTACGGGACATTTCAGATCTCTGCAATATGACGCAGGAGGAGCTCGGTGAGCTCATTGGCGTCGAaccagctcggcagctAACACGGTTCATCGAAAGAGGGCTATAA